From one Gracilibacillus salinarum genomic stretch:
- a CDS encoding McrB family protein produces MELNVYLVGVLALEPSLKSIYPNLQPVRASNTDFNQFQFFLEILNTDDIPSEHQNVFKNKFALGKSIQIKSSEWTNIAQNNFFNEDKFAEFAANKLFIFKPYLEENNFGEKNIKVSNNTLKIIDKPGGIYNKAPGSLITVPIFTDYNQYNFEKRLLTSQAISNYEYLDRITTSCIVAGDYIYGEFSYFEKLNDGWHVTIDDEVKKSPIDFEAYQDHLVVEQHAIYIDDEFFFDVILNEGLNKRGMKVTLDKEIKTKVIVDDHESDLEQERFPEEEFLNKLFNNLKEKGLVFEKNQIINFHTALKTRRLVILSGPSGTGKTQLVDQYAKALGIQNKGLQQFKLIPVKPSWKDDTDLIGFLDNINNIYRPSESGLIDILIEAKNKPNNVYLVCFDEMNLAKVEHYFSQFLSVLELEGHERKISLYSKKLVGRVLNGEQYPHEIIILPNVLFVGTINNDETTESLSDKVLDRANFIEFSIPNNHINNWINLMQQDNQSVNSFKQDNKVVDNQDYNNWTKDKAELGLTSSEIQVLNDINRLLTKEDTSKGIGFRVLDHINSYMLNVPENLDFDRSVALDLQIAQKIVPKIRGTVDELKEILMNEEETLISILNESNFPITTGALNRKVRELNLYGYTY; encoded by the coding sequence ATGGAATTAAATGTGTATCTAGTGGGCGTATTAGCTCTTGAACCTAGCCTAAAGTCAATTTATCCGAATCTACAACCAGTTAGAGCAAGTAATACAGATTTTAATCAGTTTCAGTTTTTCTTAGAAATATTAAATACTGATGATATTCCTTCTGAACATCAGAATGTATTTAAGAATAAATTTGCATTAGGGAAAAGTATTCAAATTAAGTCATCAGAATGGACTAATATAGCCCAAAATAACTTTTTTAATGAGGATAAGTTTGCAGAATTTGCAGCGAATAAGCTTTTTATTTTTAAACCTTATTTGGAAGAAAATAATTTTGGTGAAAAGAATATAAAGGTTTCAAATAACACATTAAAAATAATTGATAAGCCAGGTGGAATTTATAATAAAGCACCAGGTAGCTTAATTACAGTACCAATATTTACAGATTACAATCAGTATAATTTTGAAAAAAGACTGCTCACATCGCAAGCTATAAGCAATTACGAATACTTAGATAGAATAACAACTTCTTGTATTGTTGCTGGAGATTACATATATGGAGAGTTTTCATACTTTGAAAAATTAAATGACGGTTGGCATGTAACTATAGATGATGAAGTAAAAAAATCACCTATTGATTTTGAAGCTTATCAAGATCATTTAGTTGTGGAGCAGCATGCGATTTATATTGATGACGAATTCTTTTTTGATGTAATACTAAATGAAGGCTTAAACAAACGTGGAATGAAAGTAACTTTAGATAAAGAAATTAAAACTAAAGTTATTGTAGATGATCATGAAAGTGATTTGGAGCAGGAAAGGTTTCCCGAAGAAGAATTTCTAAATAAGTTATTCAATAATTTGAAGGAGAAGGGCTTGGTCTTTGAAAAGAATCAAATTATAAACTTTCATACAGCTTTAAAAACTAGAAGACTAGTAATTTTAAGTGGTCCTTCAGGTACGGGTAAAACACAGTTAGTAGATCAGTATGCTAAAGCTTTAGGAATACAAAATAAAGGATTACAGCAATTTAAACTAATACCAGTAAAGCCTAGTTGGAAGGATGACACAGATTTAATAGGATTTTTAGATAATATTAATAATATTTACAGACCATCTGAATCAGGCCTAATTGATATATTAATAGAAGCTAAGAATAAGCCAAATAATGTCTACTTAGTTTGTTTTGATGAGATGAATTTAGCTAAAGTAGAGCATTATTTTTCACAATTTTTGAGTGTTTTAGAGTTAGAAGGACATGAAAGAAAAATTTCTTTATACAGTAAAAAGCTGGTTGGGCGTGTACTTAATGGAGAACAATATCCACATGAAATAATTATTTTACCCAATGTTTTATTTGTAGGAACTATCAATAATGATGAGACAACAGAGTCATTATCCGATAAAGTTTTAGATCGTGCTAACTTTATAGAATTCAGTATCCCAAATAATCATATTAATAATTGGATAAATTTAATGCAACAAGATAATCAAAGTGTCAATTCATTTAAACAAGATAATAAAGTTGTAGACAATCAAGATTATAATAATTGGACAAAAGATAAAGCTGAATTAGGATTAACATCAAGCGAAATACAAGTTTTAAATGATATAAACAGGCTTCTGACTAAGGAGGATACTTCGAAAGGAATCGGGTTCCGTGTGTTAGATCATATTAATTCGTATATGTTAAATGTACCTGAAAATCTTGATTTTGACCGCTCGGTAGCACTTGATTTACAAATAGCACAAAAGATTGTTCCTAAAATTAGAGGAACTGTTGATGAGTTAAAAGAGATTCTAATGAATGAAGAAGAAACTTTAATATCTATTCTAAATGAATCTAATTTCCCAATAACTACAGGTGCTCTTAATCGTAAGGTTCGGGAGTTGAATTTATATGGCTATACTTATTGA
- a CDS encoding aldo/keto reductase: protein MQWRKLGNTELNVSAIGLGCMGMDHAYGKPADRGEMTRLIRKAVELGCNFFDTAFIYGESNEELLGYALSPVRDQVIIATKFGIIGQEVIDGTPQNMLDSKPESIREQLEGSLRRLKVNCIDLYYQHRVDPDVPPETVAETMSELIKEGKIKAWGLSNAPIDYIRRAHAVCPIAAIENQYSMMWREPEKELFDVCEELNIAFVAYSPLGNGFLSGKFTKETEYQEGDFRNFMGRFRSDVIDHNKALLDVIAEVAKQKNATSAQVVLAWELAQKPFIIPIPGTTKIHRLEENLAGANIALLPAELESINDALAQIDIDETHF from the coding sequence ATGCAATGGAGAAAACTCGGAAATACGGAGCTAAACGTTTCCGCAATCGGTTTAGGGTGTATGGGAATGGACCATGCTTATGGCAAGCCAGCAGATCGCGGAGAAATGACTCGGTTAATTCGTAAAGCTGTTGAGTTAGGGTGTAATTTTTTTGATACAGCATTTATCTATGGTGAGTCCAATGAAGAGTTATTAGGTTATGCTCTGTCCCCTGTTAGAGATCAAGTCATCATCGCAACGAAATTTGGAATTATCGGTCAGGAAGTCATAGACGGAACACCTCAAAATATGTTAGATAGTAAACCGGAATCAATTAGAGAACAATTAGAGGGTTCGTTACGAAGGTTAAAAGTAAATTGTATAGATTTATATTATCAGCATCGTGTCGATCCAGACGTTCCGCCAGAAACCGTAGCAGAAACGATGAGTGAATTAATAAAAGAGGGGAAAATTAAAGCGTGGGGATTATCTAATGCCCCTATTGATTATATCAGACGAGCACATGCCGTTTGCCCTATAGCAGCAATTGAAAATCAATATTCGATGATGTGGCGTGAACCAGAAAAAGAGTTATTCGATGTTTGCGAGGAATTGAATATTGCCTTTGTAGCATACAGTCCATTAGGAAATGGATTTTTGAGTGGCAAATTCACGAAAGAAACAGAATATCAAGAGGGTGATTTTAGAAACTTCATGGGAAGATTCAGATCAGATGTTATCGATCATAATAAGGCGTTATTAGATGTAATTGCGGAAGTAGCTAAACAAAAAAATGCAACTTCTGCTCAAGTTGTCCTTGCGTGGGAATTAGCTCAAAAACCTTTCATCATTCCTATACCTGGAACTACGAAGATACACAGATTAGAGGAGAATTTAGCTGGTGCAAACATAGCATTATTACCTGCAGAATTGGAAAGTATAAACGATGCTTTAGCACAAATTGATATCGATGAAACGCACTTTTAA
- a CDS encoding aldo/keto reductase: MQYTKLGNTGLDVSRICLGCMGFGDPDRWIHPWVLKEKESRPIIKHALDLGINFFDTANIYSNGASEEVVGKALNDFANRDEIVLATKVHFGNDRPNGSGLSRKAIMTEVDKSLQRLGTDYIDLYQIHRWDYHTPIEETMEALHDVVKAGKARYIGASAMYAWQFQKAQHIAEKNGWTSFVSMQDHLNLIYREEEREMLPLCREEKIGVIPYSPLAAGRLTRDWQETTERSKTDDVQKSKYDPTAQHDRVIVERVAEIAGKYNVPRVQIALAWLLQKQPVSAPIVGATKVSHLEDAVAALTVTLTPEDIAYLEEPYVPHPVVGAL; encoded by the coding sequence ATGCAATATACAAAACTAGGAAATACTGGTCTCGATGTATCCCGAATTTGTCTTGGTTGTATGGGGTTTGGTGATCCAGATAGATGGATTCACCCTTGGGTTCTGAAAGAAAAAGAAAGTCGACCAATTATAAAACATGCGTTAGATTTAGGCATTAACTTCTTTGATACCGCTAACATTTATTCAAATGGAGCAAGTGAAGAAGTGGTTGGAAAGGCGCTAAACGACTTCGCGAATCGGGATGAAATAGTTCTTGCCACAAAAGTACACTTTGGCAATGATCGCCCTAATGGCTCCGGCCTTTCGCGGAAGGCGATTATGACTGAGGTTGACAAAAGTCTACAGCGTCTTGGAACAGATTACATTGACCTATATCAAATACATCGCTGGGATTACCATACTCCAATTGAAGAAACGATGGAAGCATTACACGATGTAGTAAAGGCTGGTAAAGCTAGATACATAGGCGCTTCTGCTATGTACGCCTGGCAATTCCAAAAAGCACAGCATATAGCTGAAAAGAATGGCTGGACTTCCTTTGTCTCCATGCAAGATCATTTAAATCTTATCTATCGTGAGGAAGAAAGAGAGATGCTACCTCTGTGCAGAGAAGAAAAAATTGGTGTCATCCCTTATAGCCCTCTGGCAGCCGGAAGATTAACTCGTGACTGGCAGGAAACTACCGAGCGTTCTAAAACAGATGATGTACAAAAATCAAAATACGATCCTACGGCACAGCATGATAGAGTAATAGTTGAACGTGTGGCTGAAATTGCAGGAAAATACAATGTCCCGCGTGTCCAAATTGCCCTTGCCTGGTTATTACAAAAACAACCAGTATCTGCACCTATTGTCGGCGCAACAAAAGTGTCTCACCTAGAAGATGCCGTAGCTGCACTCACTGTTACATTGACACCTGAAGATATAGCCTATTTAGAAGAACCGTATGTACCACATCCAGTAGTAGGTGCACTATAA
- a CDS encoding FAD-dependent oxidoreductase has protein sequence MKVLIVGGGIAGLTLAYWLHKNGNSVQIIEKSNELRTEGYMLDFFGPGYDVAERMGIIGQLRQIHYPISGLTFLHKGGKKKFNLPYPSLMKLLDNRHFNFMRGDLEQVLFHLIKGSVTFQFGTSINKVQQDNEKVYVTLSNGRIETADLLVGADGVRSQVRSMVFGEPQSYMKHLGFYTASFILDDTSKFQDLTDAFYSLSAPNLQASVYPIRDDRLAAFFLYRSDKKPNRLSMDDAKQEVKTIFKDMGWIVPELLEKLDASTDFYFDEVSQVEMPQWSKNRIVLVGDACQAVSLVAGQGASLAMTGGYVLADNLQKSNDVRHALTKYEQDLKPQIRKTQEAGRKFANYFLPDTYFSIFIRDMTMRLSVLPVIRKLVNMNSARIPN, from the coding sequence ATGAAAGTACTGATAGTGGGCGGAGGGATTGCTGGCTTAACGTTGGCTTATTGGCTTCATAAGAATGGTAATTCGGTTCAAATAATTGAAAAATCCAATGAACTAAGAACGGAAGGGTATATGTTGGACTTTTTTGGACCAGGCTATGATGTTGCAGAGAGAATGGGGATAATCGGTCAACTAAGACAGATCCATTATCCAATTTCAGGTTTGACCTTCTTACATAAGGGAGGAAAGAAAAAATTCAACCTGCCTTATCCGTCTTTAATGAAATTACTTGATAATCGACACTTTAATTTTATGAGAGGGGATTTGGAACAGGTTTTATTCCATCTGATAAAAGGCAGTGTAACCTTTCAATTTGGTACATCGATAAATAAAGTTCAACAGGATAATGAGAAAGTGTATGTAACACTCAGCAATGGAAGGATCGAGACAGCGGATCTGCTGGTGGGTGCTGATGGAGTCAGGTCCCAAGTTCGTTCTATGGTGTTCGGTGAACCTCAAAGTTATATGAAACATTTAGGGTTTTATACAGCTTCATTTATTTTAGATGACACAAGTAAGTTTCAAGACTTAACAGATGCTTTTTATTCATTGTCTGCCCCGAATTTACAGGCTTCCGTATATCCAATTAGAGATGATCGGCTAGCGGCATTCTTTTTATATCGGTCTGATAAGAAGCCGAACCGTCTGTCAATGGATGATGCAAAACAGGAAGTAAAGACTATATTTAAGGATATGGGCTGGATCGTCCCCGAGTTACTGGAAAAGCTAGATGCTTCCACTGATTTTTATTTTGATGAAGTTTCGCAAGTGGAAATGCCGCAATGGAGCAAAAATAGAATCGTCCTTGTCGGCGATGCATGTCAAGCTGTTTCATTAGTGGCAGGTCAAGGTGCATCGCTGGCAATGACAGGAGGTTATGTGTTAGCTGACAATTTGCAAAAGAGCAACGATGTAAGGCACGCATTAACTAAATATGAGCAGGATCTAAAACCACAAATACGTAAGACACAAGAAGCAGGGAGAAAATTCGCAAATTATTTCCTTCCTGATACGTATTTTAGCATTTTCATTAGGGATATGACGATGCGACTAAGTGTTCTTCCTGTAATCAGAAAATTGGTGAACATGAATAGTGCTCGTATTCCAAACTAA
- the smpB gene encoding SsrA-binding protein SmpB encodes MAKKDGRVIAQNKKANHDYFIEDTFEAGIVLQGTEIKSIRAGRVNLKDSFATIKQGEAYVNNMHISTYEQGNRYNHEPTRARKLLLHRKQIDQLIGQSQQAGYSIIPLKVYIKNGFAKVLIGLGKGKKKFDKREDLKQKQAKRDMDRAIKDSMN; translated from the coding sequence ATGGCAAAAAAAGATGGAAGAGTAATTGCACAAAATAAAAAAGCAAATCATGACTATTTTATTGAGGATACCTTTGAAGCAGGAATTGTATTACAGGGAACGGAAATAAAATCAATCCGAGCAGGCAGAGTAAATCTGAAAGACAGTTTTGCGACTATTAAGCAAGGAGAAGCATATGTCAATAACATGCATATCTCTACTTATGAGCAAGGGAATCGGTATAACCATGAGCCGACAAGAGCACGTAAGCTGTTGCTTCACCGTAAGCAAATTGATCAGCTGATCGGTCAAAGCCAACAGGCAGGTTATTCTATCATTCCGCTTAAAGTATATATCAAGAATGGTTTTGCCAAAGTTTTGATCGGATTAGGTAAAGGGAAGAAGAAATTCGATAAGCGTGAGGACTTGAAACAAAAACAGGCGAAACGTGATATGGATCGAGCGATAAAAGATAGTATGAACTAA
- a CDS encoding mycothiol transferase, with amino-acid sequence MAEVELTYVFLHARFTTLNTVKGLTVEQLDYLPIKEGNSIGALLLHMAAVEFGFQIELFDKRNPNKQESEEWGAVYQLGELGRKKIKGNPLELYIEKMDYVKKGCVAECVILIYFICLVKLRK; translated from the coding sequence ATGGCAGAGGTGGAGCTAACCTATGTCTTTCTTCATGCAAGATTTACAACATTAAATACGGTTAAAGGATTGACTGTTGAACAGTTGGATTATTTACCAATTAAGGAAGGTAACTCGATAGGTGCATTATTGCTACATATGGCTGCTGTCGAATTTGGATTTCAAATTGAATTATTTGATAAGAGAAATCCTAATAAACAAGAAAGTGAAGAATGGGGAGCTGTCTATCAACTTGGTGAATTAGGGAGAAAGAAGATTAAAGGTAACCCATTAGAGCTCTATATAGAGAAAATGGATTATGTAAAAAAAGGCTGTGTTGCAGAATGTGTCATTTTGATATATTTTATCTGCTTAGTAAAGCTACGAAAATAG
- a CDS encoding MerR family transcriptional regulator, whose amino-acid sequence MQYRIGELSKIIGISEHTLRYYEKEGLVVPERDNNNIRRYSEDNKLWAEFILHMKETGMSLEDLKKYTELWESGEEGIQSMLEILLNHRSNVLEKLETYKRNLELLNTKIEFYQSSIEKNKAADLYSKFVHKKNNEKNN is encoded by the coding sequence GTGCAGTACAGAATTGGTGAGTTATCTAAAATAATAGGTATAAGTGAACATACTTTAAGGTATTACGAAAAAGAGGGACTGGTAGTACCTGAAAGAGACAACAACAATATTCGACGCTATTCAGAAGATAATAAGCTATGGGCTGAGTTCATCTTGCATATGAAAGAAACCGGAATGTCTTTAGAGGATTTAAAAAAATACACTGAATTATGGGAATCCGGAGAGGAAGGGATTCAAAGTATGTTAGAAATCCTGCTTAACCACCGGTCTAACGTATTGGAAAAGTTAGAAACATATAAAAGAAACTTAGAATTATTAAATACAAAGATCGAGTTTTACCAGAGTAGTATAGAGAAAAACAAAGCAGCGGATTTATATTCTAAGTTCGTTCATAAGAAAAATAATGAAAAAAATAACTGA
- a CDS encoding MerR family transcriptional regulator, producing MNMKEASNRTNVSADTIRYYERIGLIPPIKRNKNGVRMIDEEDIRWIEFSRQMRSAGLSIESLIEYLALFRSGDDTISTRVELLKDQREELQYRMNQIKNALERLDYKINNYQSHVVPKEKELKDFN from the coding sequence ATGAATATGAAGGAAGCAAGTAATAGAACTAACGTTTCTGCTGATACCATACGTTATTACGAAAGAATAGGGTTAATCCCACCAATAAAACGAAATAAGAACGGAGTGCGTATGATTGATGAAGAGGATATACGCTGGATTGAATTTAGCCGTCAAATGAGGAGTGCAGGATTATCTATTGAAAGCTTAATCGAGTATTTAGCACTTTTTCGCTCCGGGGATGATACCATTTCTACGAGAGTCGAATTGCTGAAAGACCAGCGAGAAGAACTTCAATATCGAATGAATCAGATTAAAAACGCATTAGAACGGCTAGATTATAAAATTAATAATTATCAAAGTCATGTCGTACCAAAAGAAAAAGAGTTAAAAGATTTTAATTAA
- a CDS encoding nuclease domain-containing protein: MAILIDDIEKVVPFKIEFVSYLNTARDIRYLKALETFTTSSNPVFIVDLGLKEYDNLAVRFSSDDISEKEIRLYMDCFDFIDEIEDDVTLGIENAGFITQNKEVFIHRHFDNDVGSPLIPGVYKIKVVSGESVYYSQILINPNNLEIDEHYQMIKEIESNVKGLARDWVRKNKSLEILKDCRDIDPTYLDYAYLILKNKDLLKYSMDIVKKNPYTSLIKNYSEIPFSKSGKLDSKSMKLNQLRHSAALYNRYVSSNEKIYSYKMDEDYANKVNQYLVKTIEDFLFILRKSLIDISDIKKFFKNEIDELNRYNRYKTLGRESRINNREQQLLNIIEFENNIIEFQNNLQHFKNTTFLKNVKQINNVRVSQQFIKTPGYNNFYRVALLVNGQLQNQIEDLYDYNWKSTEVLYEYWCMIKIVKCLKELEFTPVKGWFFDNSNEHKKVTIPAIPDGTSIVFQNDNYSLKLIFNEAIGKSPEVALRDGCPYWIRTERNKPDFRIDVYKDGVFQKTIILDAKYSSAERFWNKKHINTANKSKVVEQLKLYANNIYNIRNRRENVVEVVIALCPTYIKAYETFDNDENHSIGVATLKPGIENMIFKEKLEEFLYR, translated from the coding sequence ATGGCTATACTTATTGATGATATAGAAAAGGTAGTGCCTTTTAAAATTGAATTTGTATCATATCTTAATACTGCTCGGGATATTAGATATTTAAAAGCTTTAGAAACGTTCACTACAAGTTCTAACCCAGTATTTATCGTTGATTTAGGGCTAAAAGAATATGATAATTTAGCTGTTAGATTTTCTTCTGATGATATAAGTGAAAAAGAAATTAGATTATATATGGATTGCTTTGATTTTATTGATGAAATTGAAGATGACGTAACCCTTGGTATCGAAAATGCAGGGTTTATAACACAGAATAAAGAAGTTTTCATTCACCGTCATTTTGATAACGATGTTGGCAGTCCTTTGATTCCCGGAGTGTACAAAATTAAAGTTGTATCGGGTGAAAGTGTATATTATAGTCAGATTTTAATTAATCCTAATAATCTGGAAATCGATGAACATTATCAAATGATTAAAGAAATTGAATCTAATGTAAAAGGACTGGCTAGAGATTGGGTGAGAAAAAATAAGTCACTAGAAATTCTAAAGGATTGTAGAGATATTGATCCAACATATTTAGATTATGCTTATCTAATTTTGAAAAATAAAGATCTTTTAAAGTATTCTATGGACATTGTTAAAAAGAATCCTTATACAAGTTTAATTAAAAACTATAGTGAAATACCCTTTTCTAAAAGTGGGAAATTAGATAGTAAGTCCATGAAGCTTAATCAGTTAAGGCATAGTGCAGCTTTGTATAATAGATATGTTTCGTCCAATGAAAAAATATATTCTTATAAAATGGATGAGGATTATGCAAATAAAGTTAACCAATATCTTGTAAAGACAATTGAGGATTTCTTATTTATTCTAAGAAAGTCCCTTATTGATATTTCGGATATTAAAAAATTTTTCAAAAATGAAATTGATGAATTGAATAGATATAATCGATATAAGACATTAGGTAGGGAATCAAGAATAAATAATAGAGAACAGCAATTATTAAATATAATTGAGTTTGAAAATAATATAATAGAGTTCCAAAATAATTTGCAGCATTTTAAAAATACGACCTTTTTAAAAAATGTTAAGCAAATTAATAACGTTAGGGTATCTCAGCAATTTATAAAAACACCTGGTTATAATAATTTTTATAGAGTAGCTTTGTTAGTTAACGGCCAATTGCAAAATCAAATTGAAGATCTTTATGACTATAATTGGAAATCCACTGAAGTTTTATATGAATATTGGTGTATGATTAAAATAGTTAAATGTCTTAAAGAGTTAGAATTCACACCAGTTAAAGGATGGTTTTTTGATAATTCAAATGAACATAAAAAGGTAACGATTCCTGCTATTCCAGATGGTACAAGTATTGTGTTCCAAAATGATAACTACTCCCTAAAGCTTATATTTAATGAAGCCATTGGAAAATCACCTGAAGTAGCCTTACGAGATGGCTGTCCTTATTGGATAAGGACAGAGAGAAATAAACCAGATTTCAGAATAGATGTATATAAAGATGGGGTTTTTCAAAAGACAATCATTTTAGATGCGAAGTATAGCTCTGCCGAAAGGTTTTGGAATAAAAAACATATAAATACTGCGAATAAAAGTAAAGTAGTAGAACAATTGAAGTTATACGCGAATAATATTTATAATATCCGTAATAGACGAGAAAATGTAGTAGAAGTTGTTATAGCACTATGTCCAACTTATATAAAAGCTTACGAAACTTTTGATAATGATGAAAATCATTCGATTGGTGTAGCTACTCTAAAGCCAGGCATAGAAAATATGATTTTCAAAGAAAAATTAGAAGAGTTTTTATACAGATAA
- the cls gene encoding cardiolipin synthase, which yields MDTSSIITLVVSTITVFNIILSAGVLFFERRDIGYTWAWLLVLLFIPLLGFVIYIFFGRKVKQKNFYHLTEEEKDFLHSEVDQQLQLIKEQKQKRSSYFLKYADLIRMNLRSSNALITTDNDIHIYHDGQAKFDALFHDINNAAKEINIQYYIIQPDALGKKLRDLLTEKAKSGVKVRLLYDEIGSKKISPHFFQSLRAVGGEVEVFFPSVIRPVNFRINNRNHRKLCIIDGEVAYIGGFNIGDEYLGHNKKFGYWRDTHLRIAGHAVNDIQVRFFLDWRQAAKHRKGSSDNFLFNQATAKGDIPVQIVSSGPNSRTEHLKNMYIKLIQGAKETVVIQTPYFIPDNSFMDACKMALLSGIDLQIMIPNKPDHVFVYWATWAHAAELLDYGAEILLYEKGFLHAKTIVVDQEVASVGTMNIDSRSFRLNFEVNAIVYQQKIAKQLYDMFQEDRTYCSALTIDRYKKRSAIVKIKEGVSRLLSPIL from the coding sequence ATGGATACCAGTAGTATTATCACGCTCGTTGTTTCCACCATTACCGTATTTAATATCATTTTATCTGCAGGTGTTTTGTTTTTTGAAAGAAGAGATATTGGGTACACATGGGCTTGGCTGCTTGTCCTTTTATTTATCCCGCTATTAGGATTTGTCATCTATATATTTTTCGGTCGGAAGGTAAAACAGAAAAATTTCTACCATCTGACGGAAGAAGAGAAAGATTTTCTGCATTCCGAAGTAGATCAACAGCTTCAATTGATTAAGGAACAGAAGCAAAAGCGTTCCTCTTATTTTCTCAAATACGCTGACTTAATTCGCATGAATTTACGTTCTTCGAATGCTCTTATAACTACAGATAATGATATACACATTTATCATGATGGACAAGCAAAATTTGATGCATTGTTTCATGATATAAACAACGCTGCGAAAGAAATTAATATTCAATACTATATTATTCAACCTGATGCTTTAGGGAAAAAATTACGTGATTTATTAACAGAGAAAGCGAAGAGTGGTGTGAAAGTCAGATTATTATATGATGAAATCGGTTCAAAGAAAATTTCGCCTCATTTCTTTCAATCGTTGAGAGCGGTTGGTGGAGAAGTAGAGGTGTTTTTTCCTTCGGTAATCAGACCGGTCAATTTCCGTATTAACAACCGCAACCATCGTAAATTATGTATTATCGATGGCGAAGTTGCCTACATTGGTGGATTTAATATTGGTGATGAATATCTAGGTCACAACAAGAAATTTGGTTATTGGCGGGACACACACTTGCGGATTGCTGGTCACGCGGTCAACGATATTCAAGTAAGATTTTTTCTTGATTGGCGACAGGCGGCTAAACATAGGAAAGGGTCCTCTGATAACTTTTTATTTAATCAGGCTACAGCAAAAGGCGATATTCCAGTGCAAATCGTTTCCAGTGGTCCCAATTCCAGAACCGAGCATTTAAAAAACATGTATATCAAATTGATTCAAGGTGCAAAAGAAACAGTTGTTATTCAAACCCCTTATTTCATTCCCGATAACAGTTTTATGGATGCTTGTAAGATGGCACTTCTATCTGGTATTGACCTGCAAATTATGATTCCAAATAAGCCAGACCATGTCTTTGTATACTGGGCAACGTGGGCACATGCTGCAGAATTATTGGATTATGGAGCGGAAATTTTGTTGTATGAGAAAGGTTTTCTACACGCTAAGACTATCGTAGTAGATCAGGAAGTAGCGTCCGTTGGAACGATGAATATTGATTCGAGAAGCTTCCGGTTGAATTTTGAAGTCAATGCCATTGTATACCAGCAAAAAATTGCAAAGCAGCTATATGATATGTTTCAGGAAGACCGTACATACTGCTCAGCGTTAACGATTGACAGATATAAGAAAAGATCTGCTATTGTTAAAATAAAAGAAGGTGTTTCGAGGCTCTTATCCCCGATATTATAG